From the genome of Haloterrigena sp. KLK7, one region includes:
- a CDS encoding NAD-dependent epimerase/dehydratase family protein → MTAHYASHSDDDRIATKTAPAQRDRRARGIGSIDRLAGRRILVTGGAGFIGSNFARWLAPHAHVTILDDFRSGSRDNIDDIDDVSVIDGDIRDAGLVGDAVRDQDVVVHMAAMAGVQRTLDNPVDTLEVNVEGTRTVLEAAVEESVDRILFTSTSEMYGDLFEPPYREDGPIAPKTNYAVAKAVNERYVKSYCEAAEIPYTILRYFNVYGPNQDGSTDGYVVPKFVRRALADDSVPVYGSGEQTRDFTYIDDALDATIRSLGPAGRNETFNVGTGYECSIRRLAEFAVDVVGRGHIVHTEDPRPYRVERRCADITKARDVLRYAPRTPLPDGIAKIAAAMERSDRPRAREV, encoded by the coding sequence ATGACAGCGCACTACGCGTCCCACAGTGACGACGATCGCATAGCTACCAAGACCGCCCCCGCCCAGCGGGATCGACGGGCCCGCGGAATCGGATCGATCGACCGACTCGCCGGTCGACGGATACTCGTCACCGGCGGTGCGGGGTTCATCGGGTCGAACTTCGCGCGCTGGCTCGCTCCGCACGCGCACGTCACGATTCTCGACGATTTCAGGAGCGGTTCGCGGGACAATATCGACGATATCGACGACGTTTCGGTCATCGACGGGGACATCCGCGACGCCGGACTCGTCGGGGACGCGGTTCGCGATCAGGACGTTGTCGTTCACATGGCCGCGATGGCGGGCGTCCAGCGGACGCTCGACAACCCGGTCGATACGCTCGAGGTCAACGTCGAGGGGACCAGGACGGTGCTCGAAGCGGCGGTCGAAGAATCCGTCGATCGGATCCTGTTCACGTCGACGTCGGAGATGTACGGCGACCTGTTCGAACCGCCGTACAGGGAGGACGGTCCGATCGCTCCCAAGACGAACTACGCCGTCGCGAAGGCGGTGAACGAACGGTACGTCAAATCGTACTGCGAAGCGGCCGAGATTCCGTACACGATCCTTCGCTACTTCAACGTCTACGGGCCGAATCAGGACGGATCGACCGACGGCTACGTCGTTCCCAAGTTCGTCCGCCGCGCGCTCGCCGACGACTCGGTCCCCGTCTACGGGAGCGGCGAACAGACGCGGGACTTCACGTACATCGACGACGCGCTGGACGCGACGATCCGATCGCTCGGGCCCGCCGGTCGAAACGAGACCTTCAACGTCGGGACCGGGTACGAGTGTTCCATTCGTCGACTCGCGGAGTTCGCCGTCGACGTCGTCGGTCGCGGCCACATCGTTCACACGGAGGATCCCCGCCCGTACCGAGTGGAACGACGCTGTGCGGACATCACGAAAGCCAGGGACGTCCTCAGATACGCGCCGAGGACACCGCTGCCCGACGGAATCGCGAAGATCGCCGCTGCGATGGAACGGTCGGACCGCCCCCGCGCACGCGAGGTGTAG
- a CDS encoding sugar phosphate nucleotidyltransferase, with the protein MPNSGSATLDSRPRSSKNRPIDHAAVVLAAGEGSRSRPLARNPPKPMRSAATKPIHGHVFDQLVDVGISEIVVGYRRDRVQSYFGSSYRGTALTDVTQEEQLGTGRAVLETEPAADGTCLVGNGDRIADSRIGRDVLEAHDSDTAAAVGSNAEIRAGATVRGTVAEGTEVRS; encoded by the coding sequence ATGCCAAACAGTGGGTCAGCGACGCTCGACTCGAGGCCACGATCATCGAAAAATCGTCCCATCGACCACGCTGCGGTCGTGCTAGCAGCGGGGGAGGGAAGCCGCTCGCGGCCGCTCGCTCGGAACCCCCCGAAACCGATGCGTTCGGCGGCCACGAAACCAATTCACGGGCACGTCTTCGACCAGCTCGTCGACGTCGGAATATCCGAAATCGTCGTCGGCTATCGCCGCGATCGCGTCCAGTCGTACTTCGGATCCTCGTATCGAGGCACCGCGCTCACGGACGTCACACAGGAGGAACAGCTCGGTACCGGACGCGCCGTGCTCGAGACCGAACCCGCCGCCGACGGGACGTGCCTCGTCGGCAACGGCGACCGGATCGCCGACAGTCGAATCGGCCGAGACGTCCTCGAGGCCCACGACTCCGACACCGCCGCGGCGGTCGGTTCGAACGCGGAGATTCGGGCCGGTGCGACGGTTCGCGGGACCGTCGCCGAGGGAACGGAGGTGCGATCCTGA
- the glmS gene encoding glutamine--fructose-6-phosphate transaminase (isomerizing), which produces MCGIIGYAGTGANEGPSDVLMNALSSLEYRGYDSAGIAIADGSMAVYKREGELSELEDALPTEALGGKAGIGHTRWSTHGPPSDANAHPHTDCSERVAVVHNGIIENYHELREALEATGHEFDSETDTEVIPHLIEAALDQNDDPETAFRRAIDRLEGSYAVAAVFSGHETVYATRYRSPLVLGIGRGDYYLASDVPAFLEYTDDVIYLEDGQFASIRPSGVEITDERGTSVDMPVETVSWNAEDAGKSGYDHFMLKEIHEQPRSLRECLHGRPRERDGTVSIDELSDVTRPDRVHFVACGTSYHASLYGARLFRERGVPATAFLASEYDVESIPVEEGTLVVGVTQSGETADTLGALRGANRVGAETLSVTNVVGSSAARETDHAMYIRAGPEIGVAATKTFASQQVALAMLSSALTGESSEAFIDALRALPDQVQSILDSSQARAIADEHVDADAYFFIGRGYNAPVALEGALKMKEITYKHAEGFAAGELKHGPLALVTERTPVVSLLTAESNAEKMLGNVTEVGSRGAPIVAVTDVPELIERHADHILQIPETHRRLTPILANVQLQLLSYWVANRLGRSIDKPRNLAKSVTVE; this is translated from the coding sequence ATGTGTGGCATCATCGGCTACGCTGGAACGGGGGCGAACGAGGGCCCGTCCGACGTGCTGATGAACGCGCTCTCGAGCCTCGAATACCGCGGGTACGACTCCGCCGGCATCGCGATCGCAGACGGTTCGATGGCGGTGTACAAACGGGAGGGCGAACTGTCGGAACTCGAGGACGCGCTCCCGACCGAGGCACTCGGGGGAAAAGCGGGTATCGGCCACACACGGTGGAGTACGCACGGGCCGCCTTCGGACGCGAATGCACACCCGCACACCGACTGCAGCGAGCGCGTCGCCGTCGTTCACAATGGGATCATCGAGAACTACCACGAGCTTCGCGAGGCGCTCGAGGCTACCGGGCACGAGTTCGACAGCGAGACGGACACGGAAGTCATTCCCCACCTGATCGAGGCGGCGCTCGATCAGAACGACGATCCCGAGACCGCGTTCCGTCGAGCGATCGATCGGCTTGAGGGGAGCTACGCCGTCGCGGCCGTGTTCTCCGGCCACGAGACGGTCTACGCGACGCGCTATCGATCGCCGCTCGTACTCGGCATCGGTCGCGGCGACTACTACCTGGCGAGCGACGTCCCGGCGTTTCTCGAGTACACCGACGACGTGATCTATCTCGAAGACGGCCAGTTCGCGTCGATCCGTCCGTCGGGCGTCGAGATCACCGACGAACGAGGGACGAGCGTCGACATGCCGGTCGAAACGGTCTCCTGGAACGCGGAAGACGCGGGAAAGAGCGGCTACGACCACTTCATGCTCAAGGAGATTCACGAACAGCCTCGCTCGCTGCGCGAGTGTCTCCACGGCCGACCGCGAGAACGGGACGGGACCGTCTCGATCGACGAACTCTCGGACGTGACGCGTCCGGATCGCGTCCACTTCGTCGCCTGCGGGACGTCGTACCACGCGTCGCTCTACGGTGCTCGGCTGTTTCGGGAACGAGGCGTTCCGGCGACGGCCTTTCTGGCGAGCGAGTACGACGTCGAGTCGATTCCGGTCGAGGAAGGGACGCTAGTCGTCGGCGTCACGCAGAGCGGGGAGACCGCCGACACGCTCGGCGCGCTCCGCGGCGCGAACCGCGTCGGTGCGGAGACGCTCTCGGTGACGAACGTGGTCGGGAGTTCGGCCGCTCGGGAGACGGACCACGCGATGTACATCCGCGCCGGTCCGGAAATCGGCGTCGCCGCCACCAAGACGTTCGCCTCACAACAGGTCGCGCTGGCCATGCTCTCGAGTGCGCTCACGGGAGAATCCTCCGAGGCGTTCATCGACGCGCTACGCGCCCTTCCGGATCAGGTCCAGTCGATTCTCGATAGCTCACAGGCGAGAGCGATCGCCGACGAGCACGTCGACGCGGACGCGTACTTTTTCATCGGCCGCGGCTACAACGCGCCGGTAGCGCTCGAGGGCGCGCTCAAAATGAAGGAGATCACGTACAAACACGCGGAGGGATTCGCCGCCGGCGAGTTGAAACACGGGCCGCTCGCGCTCGTCACTGAACGGACGCCGGTAGTCTCCCTCCTCACCGCCGAGTCGAACGCCGAGAAGATGCTCGGAAACGTGACGGAGGTCGGATCCCGCGGCGCGCCGATCGTCGCAGTCACGGACGTCCCGGAACTCATCGAACGTCACGCCGACCACATCTTACAGATCCCGGAGACGCACCGACGCCTCAC
- a CDS encoding glycosyltransferase family 2 protein, with protein MRSPVLFIPGLSVILGLYGYLVKSPLPLPTSDETETEPTVEVFIPALNEEVTIGYAIASLTRQTVRPDAVTVVDDGSTDATAAVVESVREQVDIEIDFVRHTDRGSKTKRLKQITRNSDADKIFVLDADTYLVSETYLERVIAAQEAEDVACSFGIVQPDTRSTKRSFHRDSLEPLFPNGAPAEAVPDWIERDQLGRDRPSYLVTRWPVEQYRSVLYALEQRFFKEAQMRLIRTSLFPAGCGVLYDRRALRSVFDDFEPSLGNQLTNSEDIFIGFSLVDRGFANVQVSDVTMRTVEPTLAAMADQAYLWSSSFLQSTFYYRVFSRWLRSRTGDVTDEIPRDEPGLIAEETTTVGTDGGFSSPTDSGRVGNPPPGASPDESTVSSSLRADRNAESPSVGVPTSADRSAESAPDREATAERDSGDEDDDSGWFDRRRTLSAVVGSQVVDGLYPTALLVAGLLSVFGLFPIELLLAVVAVELGLYLLIAGLFAHRQITLLSLLVSVPVRLTQLPVGVYVYARVATDLLRGKRNWNK; from the coding sequence ATGCGGTCCCCAGTGCTGTTCATCCCCGGTCTCTCGGTCATCCTCGGGCTCTACGGCTACCTGGTCAAGTCACCGCTGCCGCTCCCGACCAGCGACGAAACGGAAACGGAGCCGACGGTAGAGGTGTTCATCCCGGCGTTGAACGAAGAGGTGACGATCGGGTACGCGATCGCGTCGCTGACGCGCCAGACCGTGCGTCCGGACGCGGTAACGGTCGTCGACGACGGCTCGACGGACGCGACCGCCGCGGTCGTCGAATCCGTGCGAGAGCAGGTCGACATCGAGATCGATTTCGTCCGGCACACCGACCGGGGAAGCAAGACCAAGCGTCTCAAACAGATCACCCGGAACAGCGACGCGGACAAGATATTCGTCCTCGACGCGGACACCTATCTCGTCAGCGAGACCTACCTCGAACGGGTGATCGCCGCGCAGGAAGCCGAGGACGTGGCCTGTTCGTTCGGGATCGTACAGCCCGATACGCGGTCGACGAAGCGGTCGTTCCACCGCGATAGCCTGGAACCGCTGTTCCCGAACGGTGCCCCAGCCGAGGCGGTCCCGGACTGGATCGAGCGCGATCAATTGGGGCGGGACCGACCGTCGTATCTCGTCACCCGATGGCCCGTCGAACAGTACCGGAGCGTACTGTACGCACTCGAGCAGCGCTTCTTCAAGGAGGCCCAGATGCGGCTGATCAGGACGTCGCTGTTTCCGGCGGGCTGTGGGGTACTCTACGATCGTCGAGCCCTCCGATCGGTGTTCGACGACTTCGAGCCCTCGCTGGGTAACCAGTTGACCAACAGCGAGGACATCTTCATCGGATTCTCGCTCGTCGACCGCGGATTCGCGAACGTGCAGGTCTCGGACGTGACGATGCGGACGGTCGAGCCGACCCTCGCCGCGATGGCGGACCAGGCGTACCTGTGGAGTTCGTCGTTCCTCCAGAGCACGTTCTATTACCGGGTGTTCTCCCGATGGCTCCGATCGCGAACCGGCGACGTGACCGACGAGATCCCCCGCGACGAACCGGGCCTGATCGCGGAGGAGACGACCACCGTCGGGACGGACGGGGGATTTTCGAGTCCGACCGATTCCGGCCGCGTCGGGAATCCACCGCCGGGAGCGAGCCCGGACGAATCGACCGTTTCCTCGAGCCTCCGGGCCGATCGAAACGCGGAGTCGCCATCGGTCGGCGTTCCGACGTCCGCCGATCGCTCGGCGGAGTCGGCGCCGGACCGGGAGGCGACCGCTGAGCGGGACAGCGGCGACGAGGACGACGACTCGGGATGGTTCGATCGACGACGCACGCTCAGTGCGGTCGTCGGTTCGCAGGTCGTCGACGGGCTGTACCCGACCGCGCTCCTCGTCGCCGGACTGCTCTCCGTCTTCGGGCTCTTCCCGATCGAGCTACTGCTGGCGGTCGTCGCCGTCGAACTCGGCCTCTACCTGCTCATCGCGGGACTGTTCGCCCATCGCCAGATAACGCTCCTGTCGTTGCTCGTGTCCGTACCCGTTCGGCTAACCCAGTTACCGGTCGGCGTGTACGTCTACGCGCGGGTCGCGACGGATCTGCTTAGAGGAAAACGAAACTGGAACAAGTGA
- a CDS encoding nucleotide sugar dehydrogenase, producing the protein MDQIGIIGLGYVGLPLATAFADAGHPVVGYDIERQKIERLRAKPPMVTGVGPADRDEGGPEFTSDPERLRDCDVIITAVPTPLTETSEPDLSNVRSAGRTIGEQLQPGTTVVLESTVYPGATREEFVPEIERASGLSLGDDFDAGYSPERLVPGEERSLRDSVKPVSGHTDAVRSELMDLYESVVDELYPAPSIESAEAAKCLENAQRDLNIALINEFAMACHGVDSLDYEDVLSVADSKWNFVRYSPGLVEGHCIPIDPYFLIERLERLGRSASLMREARAVNESVVDFIVGLIADALSERDERIDGTNENRLLACGLAYKPNAEDLRSEAKRRLFDELRDLGIEPVGYDPHVDPADAAAAFDLEMWSSLDEGTAVGVLMLTDHDEFPPFSLDDIAAAYPGRPIVIDISRVFDDRSTSDVIYQRF; encoded by the coding sequence ATGGATCAGATAGGCATTATCGGATTGGGCTACGTTGGATTGCCACTCGCTACGGCGTTTGCGGACGCCGGACACCCCGTCGTCGGATACGACATCGAGCGGCAGAAAATCGAGCGGCTTCGAGCGAAGCCCCCGATGGTGACCGGAGTCGGCCCCGCGGACCGCGACGAAGGAGGCCCCGAGTTCACCTCGGATCCGGAGCGGTTACGGGATTGCGACGTTATCATCACGGCGGTTCCGACCCCGCTGACGGAGACCTCGGAACCGGATCTCTCGAACGTCCGCTCGGCGGGACGGACGATCGGCGAACAGCTCCAACCGGGGACCACTGTCGTCCTCGAGTCGACCGTGTATCCCGGTGCGACCCGCGAAGAATTCGTGCCGGAGATCGAGCGGGCGTCGGGACTCTCGCTCGGTGACGACTTCGACGCCGGCTACTCTCCGGAACGACTCGTCCCCGGGGAAGAACGCAGTCTCCGCGACAGCGTCAAGCCGGTCAGCGGCCACACGGACGCCGTTCGATCGGAGCTCATGGACCTCTACGAGAGCGTCGTCGACGAACTCTACCCGGCGCCGTCGATCGAGTCGGCCGAGGCGGCGAAGTGCCTCGAGAACGCGCAGCGAGACCTCAACATCGCGTTGATCAACGAGTTCGCGATGGCCTGCCACGGCGTCGATTCGCTGGACTACGAGGACGTACTCTCGGTCGCCGATTCGAAGTGGAACTTCGTGCGATACTCGCCCGGACTGGTCGAGGGGCACTGCATTCCGATCGATCCGTACTTTCTGATCGAACGCCTCGAGCGACTCGGCAGGTCCGCGTCTCTCATGCGGGAGGCCAGAGCCGTCAACGAATCGGTCGTCGATTTCATCGTCGGACTGATCGCCGACGCTCTCTCCGAACGCGACGAACGAATCGACGGTACCAACGAGAATCGCCTCCTCGCGTGCGGGCTCGCGTACAAGCCGAACGCGGAGGACCTCCGTTCGGAAGCGAAACGGCGGTTGTTCGACGAACTGCGAGACCTCGGCATCGAGCCGGTCGGATACGATCCGCACGTCGACCCGGCGGACGCGGCGGCCGCGTTCGACCTCGAGATGTGGTCTTCGCTGGATGAGGGCACCGCCGTCGGCGTCCTCATGCTCACCGATCACGACGAATTCCCTCCGTTCTCGCTCGACGACATCGCGGCAGCGTATCCCGGACGTCCAATCGTCATCGACATCTCGAGAGTATTCGACGACCGATCGACGTCCGACGTAATCTATCAGAGGTTCTGA